TTGCTTGAGTGCCATATCAAAAACTGTCCAGCCACCATTATCTTTTCCATTTAAAAAAGTTTCCAAAAACTTTGGATTTTGTTCATTTATTTGTTTGGCCGTGGCAATTAATAATTCAGTGATTTCAATATTCCCATCAAAAGCAGCATAATTTAAAACTGTCCAGCCATAATTATCTTCTGCATTTAAAAAAGTTTCCAAAAAACCTGAATTTTCTTTATTTATTTGTATTGCTTTGTTAATCAATAATTCAACAATTTTTATATCATTTCCGCATACTGCTGCCATTAAAATTGTTTGTTCATAATCTTGTTTATTATCAAATTTGTACTTTTTATTTAAATCAAGATTATTCTTATCGATTAAAGACTTAACCGTTTTTGAATCCTTTTCTATTATGGCGTTCATTAGCTTTTGTTCAAGTTCGCCGTCAAAACCAAAACCGTCATTAAGAAATAATTCATTCACATATTCTTCATTCCAACCGTCTTCTTTTGTGGAATTGGCTTGTTCCTCCAAATACTTATTGGCTTCTTTTAATAATTCAACAACTTGATAATAATAACCACTTTTTCCATTAATTGCTTGACTGGTTGCAAGATTTAAAGCTGTCTTGCCACCATTATCTTTTGCATTTAAAAAAAATTCTAGAAATTTGGGATTTTGTTCATTTATTTGTATGGCTGTGTCAATCAATAATTCAGTGACTTCGATGCTTCCTCCAAAGGCAGCACAATGTAAAGCTGTCCAGCCGTTCACATTGTTTTTTGCATTTAGAAAAGTTTCTAAAAAATCTGGATTTTGTTCATTTATTTGTATGGCCGTGTCAATCAATAATTTAGCAATATCCCCATAGTTACCAAATTTTTTGGCTGTAATATATAAAACCGTATTGCCATTCTTATCTTTTGTATTTAAAAAAGTTTCCAAAAAACCTGGATTTTGTTCATTTATTTGTATTGCTTTGTTAATCAATAATTCAACAATTTTTTTACCATTTCTCCATACTGCTGCTATTAAAATTGTTTGTTCATAATCTGGTTCATTATCAAATTTATACTTTTTATTTAAATCAAGATCATTCTCATCGATTAAAGACTTAACCGTTTTTGAATCCTTTTCTATTATGGCGGTCATTAGCTTTTGTTCAATTTCGCCGGCAAAACATGAAAAAACGAAATTTGCGGTGGTTGCTGTTACTATAATAATTTTTTTAATACTGTTCATAAAATCCTTCATAAAAAAGTTTTTAAAATTTATTTATAATTTTTAAAGTATTATTGATGTTTTATATATTATTTAAAATTTTCATACTCCTTTAGTTTTTAGAATTTGTTATTGTGGATATTTTTTATTACATATAACTCTATGTTTTAATAATAATTGCTCTTAA
This DNA window, taken from Candidatus Dependentiae bacterium, encodes the following:
- a CDS encoding ankyrin repeat domain-containing protein, producing the protein MNSIKKIIIVTATTANFVFSCFAGEIEQKLMTAIIEKDSKTVKSLIDENDLDLNKKYKFDNEPDYEQTILIAAVWRNGKKIVELLINKAIQINEQNPGFLETFLNTKDKNGNTVLYITAKKFGNYGDIAKLLIDTAIQINEQNPDFLETFLNAKNNVNGWTALHCAAFGGSIEVTELLIDTAIQINEQNPKFLEFFLNAKDNGGKTALNLATSQAINGKSGYYYQVVELLKEANKYLEEQANSTKEDGWNEEYVNELFLNDGFGFDGELEQKLMNAIIEKDSKTVKSLIDKNNLDLNKKYKFDNKQDYEQTILMAAVCGNDIKIVELLINKAIQINKENSGFLETFLNAEDNYGWTVLNYAAFDGNIEITELLIATAKQINEQNPKFLETFLNGKDNGGWTVFDMALKQAINGEDSCKFFKLLEQVNFRFEDDFDGFDRGDCDCCDYGD